The following are encoded in a window of Sphingobium sp. AP49 genomic DNA:
- a CDS encoding sulfite reductase flavoprotein subunit alpha, whose protein sequence is MTKTIFFQIHWFLGISAGLVLALMGITGASMSFEDEINEALSPRLYAPGRSASPDLSPDRIIARVQADHPGYYVSRLDWEAAPERTHSVRLVAVKGRDRLQGQVDRTTGRWLGEPAGAGFFHLMDELHRWLALPGGGNGIGRQITAFSAISLIFFALSGLYLRWPRQALDWRAWLVLDLRKTGRNLWRALHVVIGTWVLLFYLLSALTGLWWSYDWYRQGVTYAMTGKPAGEERPREKKKDGPAPQRPAIDPSWTQFQQLTGDRYGWVRITQPAPSQQVKAITFEARPAEARHLRQTDRYSYDPETSVLKKRDLYDRRPLGVIITQSMYELHRGAFFGLPGRIVMLLTSLTMPLFTITGYLLYLSRRRRKREAKALEASIPMPTGASEILIAYASQTGTAEILARNAALALAQGGVRTQVLSIAKLTPALLATTQRLLLVASTYGEGEPPDMARGFASRILGGETLDLTHLHYGILALGDREYVDFCAFGYRLDQWLRTAGATASFPLIAMDHGDQAADLLWHAALHDLGAADAKRGQTAIPFTNWTLVARRTLNPASTSLPAFHLQFEATTDAGGDWEAGDIVEVQPCNAPARVDALLAAQARAQDGELIDLAASLRDHLASAILPEPGTPISTEALRALRPLPVREYSAASITADGTLDLVVRQVHGEDERLGIGSGWLTAYLPVGSTTRLRVRPNPGFRIDAGHAACPLILIGNGTGIAGLRAHLRAQAHAGHKGHWLLFGERSRRHESFFDDELSAWMQDGTLSRLDRAFSRDDDCGRYVQDLLSNQGDMLSDWIDRGATILVCGSLEGMAQGVHDVLVNSLGEATLENLAEEGRYRRDVY, encoded by the coding sequence GTGACCAAAACGATATTCTTCCAGATCCACTGGTTCCTTGGGATCAGCGCAGGCCTCGTCCTGGCGCTGATGGGCATTACCGGTGCATCCATGAGCTTCGAGGACGAGATCAACGAAGCCCTGTCGCCACGCCTCTATGCGCCGGGCCGGTCCGCCAGCCCCGACCTCTCCCCCGACCGGATCATCGCCAGGGTGCAAGCCGATCATCCGGGCTATTATGTCAGTCGGCTCGACTGGGAAGCGGCCCCCGAACGCACACACAGCGTTCGCCTGGTCGCCGTGAAAGGGCGCGATCGGCTGCAGGGACAAGTCGACCGAACGACCGGGCGCTGGCTGGGCGAACCGGCAGGCGCTGGCTTTTTCCATCTGATGGACGAACTGCATCGCTGGCTTGCACTGCCGGGCGGCGGCAACGGGATCGGACGCCAGATCACGGCGTTCAGTGCCATCTCGCTTATCTTCTTTGCCTTGTCCGGCCTCTATCTGCGCTGGCCTCGCCAGGCATTGGACTGGCGCGCATGGCTGGTGCTGGACCTGCGCAAGACCGGCCGCAATCTGTGGCGCGCCTTGCATGTGGTGATCGGTACCTGGGTTCTGCTCTTCTACCTGTTGAGCGCGCTGACGGGTTTGTGGTGGAGTTACGACTGGTATCGCCAGGGTGTCACCTATGCGATGACGGGCAAGCCTGCCGGCGAGGAGAGACCGCGCGAGAAGAAGAAGGATGGTCCTGCTCCTCAGCGCCCCGCGATCGATCCGTCCTGGACGCAGTTCCAGCAACTGACCGGCGATCGCTATGGCTGGGTTCGCATCACCCAACCCGCGCCATCGCAGCAGGTCAAGGCCATCACTTTCGAGGCCCGTCCGGCCGAGGCCCGCCACCTGCGCCAAACCGACAGATACAGCTATGATCCCGAAACAAGCGTACTGAAGAAGCGGGATCTCTACGATCGCCGACCGCTTGGCGTCATCATCACCCAGAGCATGTACGAACTGCATCGCGGTGCGTTTTTCGGCCTGCCGGGTCGGATCGTGATGTTGCTCACCAGCCTGACCATGCCGCTGTTCACGATCACGGGCTACCTACTCTATCTGTCGCGCCGCCGCCGCAAGCGGGAGGCAAAGGCATTGGAGGCCAGCATCCCCATGCCGACGGGCGCGAGCGAGATCCTGATCGCCTATGCCAGCCAGACCGGCACGGCAGAAATCCTGGCCCGCAATGCGGCACTGGCGCTGGCGCAAGGCGGAGTGCGGACACAGGTCCTGTCTATAGCGAAATTGACGCCGGCGCTGCTCGCCACGACCCAGCGCCTGTTGCTGGTCGCCAGCACCTATGGCGAAGGCGAACCGCCAGACATGGCACGTGGTTTCGCCAGCCGCATTCTGGGTGGCGAGACGTTGGATCTGACCCATCTCCATTATGGTATATTGGCTCTCGGCGACCGCGAATATGTGGATTTTTGCGCTTTTGGATACCGGCTGGACCAATGGCTGCGCACGGCCGGCGCGACCGCATCCTTTCCCCTGATTGCCATGGATCATGGCGATCAGGCGGCCGACCTGCTGTGGCATGCCGCCTTGCACGACCTCGGCGCAGCGGACGCAAAGCGGGGACAGACCGCAATCCCCTTCACCAATTGGACCCTCGTGGCCCGGCGGACGCTCAACCCGGCAAGCACATCCCTTCCGGCCTTTCATCTTCAGTTTGAAGCGACCACGGATGCTGGCGGCGACTGGGAGGCCGGCGACATTGTGGAGGTGCAGCCCTGCAATGCCCCGGCACGGGTCGATGCCCTGCTGGCAGCGCAGGCCCGGGCACAGGATGGCGAATTGATCGACCTAGCCGCATCGCTGCGCGATCATCTCGCGAGCGCGATCCTGCCCGAACCGGGCACACCGATCTCGACCGAAGCGTTGCGCGCCCTGCGTCCATTGCCGGTACGCGAATATTCGGCGGCATCGATCACAGCGGACGGGACACTGGACCTGGTCGTCCGGCAAGTCCATGGCGAAGACGAACGGCTGGGCATAGGCTCTGGCTGGCTGACAGCATATTTGCCCGTCGGTTCGACCACCCGGCTGCGCGTCCGTCCCAATCCGGGGTTCCGTATCGATGCCGGGCATGCCGCCTGCCCCCTGATTCTGATTGGCAATGGCACGGGCATCGCCGGCTTGCGTGCGCATCTTCGCGCGCAAGCCCATGCCGGACATAAAGGGCATTGGCTGCTATTTGGCGAGCGATCCCGCAGGCATGAAAGCTTCTTCGACGACGAATTGTCTGCCTGGATGCAGGATGGAACCCTCAGCCGTCTCGATCGCGCCTTTTCGCGCGATGACGACTGTGGCCGCTATGTCCAGGATCTGCTGTCGAACCAAGGGGATATGCTGTCCGACTGGATCGATCGCGGCGCAACCATCCTGGTTTGCGGTAGCCTGGAAGGCATGGCCCAGGGCGTCCATGACGTACTGGTGAATAGTCTGGGCGAAGCGACCCTCGAAAATCTCGCCGAAGAGGGCCGCTATCGTCGTGACGTCTATTAA
- a CDS encoding SDR family oxidoreductase, protein MTYDLTNKVAVVTGGNSGIGLGIAQELAEQGAKLFVTGRRQAELDAAVRTIGHGAVGVQGDVTSLADLDRLYDVVQQHGAPIDILVANAGGGTFQPLGAITEEEFDRTFDLNVKATLFTVQKALPLLRDGASIILTGSTSAVKALPAFSVYGATKAAIRNFARHWILDLKDRKIRVNVIAPGATRTPGLQGLTSSEEEWQGFENGLAAGIPLGRLADPREIGKVALFLASDASSYVNGAEIFVDGGFAQI, encoded by the coding sequence ATGACCTATGATCTCACCAACAAAGTTGCCGTCGTGACCGGAGGCAACAGCGGTATTGGCCTTGGCATTGCACAGGAACTGGCCGAGCAAGGGGCCAAGCTGTTCGTGACCGGCCGTCGTCAGGCGGAACTGGACGCTGCCGTCAGGACGATCGGTCATGGCGCTGTCGGCGTGCAGGGCGACGTCACCAGCCTGGCCGATCTCGACCGCCTTTATGACGTTGTGCAGCAGCATGGCGCGCCGATCGACATCCTTGTCGCCAACGCGGGCGGCGGGACGTTCCAGCCGCTGGGCGCCATCACCGAAGAGGAATTCGACCGCACGTTCGATCTGAATGTGAAGGCGACGCTGTTCACCGTTCAGAAGGCATTGCCGCTGCTGCGCGACGGGGCATCGATCATCCTCACGGGATCGACCAGCGCGGTGAAGGCGCTGCCGGCGTTCAGCGTTTACGGCGCAACCAAAGCGGCCATCCGGAATTTCGCGCGGCACTGGATACTCGATCTCAAGGACCGCAAGATCCGTGTCAACGTCATTGCCCCCGGGGCAACACGGACGCCCGGCCTGCAGGGGCTGACATCGAGCGAGGAGGAATGGCAGGGCTTCGAGAATGGTCTCGCCGCCGGCATCCCGCTGGGCCGCCTTGCTGATCCGCGCGAAATTGGCAAGGTCGCGCTATTTCTCGCCTCGGATGCGTCGAGCTACGTCAACGGGGCCGAAATCTTCGTCGATGGCGGCTTTGCCCAGATCTGA
- a CDS encoding LysR family transcriptional regulator — protein sequence MQDLNDMRYFDAVVDHGGFAPAGRALRIPKSKLSRRIAALEERLGARLIERSSRRFRVTEIGLAFHAQCQLAVAAADRAQALVEASLSEPQGTVRMACPTGLVAIVADMLPDFLTLYPKGHVQIVARDSPVDVIAERIDVALRVRTRLDSDAALTMRTLAHSRRILIASPALANRLAGQGIDALEAAPTLSSSGEDGEVIWRLEGPGGEIRNIRHLPRLSCGDFGAIRVAAMAGLGVAMLPDHICASELRDGTLVRILPEWTSEDGIVHLVFTTRTGLPPLVRAWIDHLAKGFKNPALFGV from the coding sequence ATGCAAGACCTCAATGACATGCGCTATTTCGATGCCGTGGTTGACCATGGGGGCTTCGCGCCGGCCGGGCGCGCGCTGCGCATCCCGAAGTCCAAACTCAGCCGTCGCATCGCCGCCCTGGAGGAACGGCTTGGAGCGCGGCTGATAGAGCGATCTTCACGGCGCTTTCGCGTTACCGAGATCGGCCTTGCGTTCCATGCCCAATGCCAGTTGGCGGTGGCAGCCGCCGATCGCGCCCAAGCTCTCGTCGAGGCGAGCCTGAGCGAACCCCAGGGCACGGTACGCATGGCCTGCCCCACCGGTCTTGTCGCGATCGTGGCGGACATGCTGCCCGACTTCCTGACGCTATATCCCAAAGGCCATGTTCAAATCGTCGCACGCGACAGCCCGGTCGACGTCATTGCCGAACGCATAGACGTCGCGCTGCGCGTCCGAACCAGGCTCGACAGCGATGCGGCGCTGACGATGCGCACGCTTGCGCATAGCCGCCGTATCCTGATCGCCAGTCCGGCACTCGCCAACCGTCTTGCAGGACAGGGAATAGATGCGCTCGAGGCCGCTCCCACCTTGAGTTCGTCTGGCGAGGATGGCGAGGTCATATGGCGGCTGGAAGGGCCAGGTGGTGAAATCCGCAACATCCGACATCTTCCCCGACTGAGCTGTGGCGATTTCGGTGCCATCCGGGTCGCGGCGATGGCGGGCCTCGGCGTTGCCATGCTGCCCGACCATATATGCGCCAGTGAACTGCGCGACGGGACTCTGGTCCGTATCCTGCCCGAATGGACGAGCGAGGACGGGATCGTGCACCTCGTCTTCACGACGCGCACCGGCCTTCCCCCGCTTGTGCGCGCCTGGATCGATCATCTGGCGAAAGGGTTCAAAAATCCGGCCCTG